Genomic segment of Strix uralensis isolate ZFMK-TIS-50842 chromosome 14, bStrUra1, whole genome shotgun sequence:
CGGGCCGCGTGTTGTTCCTTTGTGGTCGGGATGTGGGCGAGGATCACGGAGGAGGTGTCGGGGAGAGCCGGCAGCGCAGGAGCTCCCCGCCGGGCGGGCAGCGATGTCTCGGCAGCGCTCGGTGCCTGCAGTGCCGGGAGGAGGCTGCGGGCGCCGCTGTTGACCGAGGAGGAGCGAGAGGAAGGCCGGAGCGCTGCAGGCAGCCCCGCCCGCTGCGGCCCGactcgctcgctcgctcgctggCTGGTTCGGCGGCCGGGCGGTCTGCGAACGTCCCCGCGGTGCGGAGCCGTGCTGCAGCGAGGCGGaggggccggcggcagcggccggggccGGCGACAGCGAGCGGCAGCCGGAGCCGAAGCCGGAGCTGGAGTCAGAGCCGCAGTGGGAAGAACGACACGGGGCCGAAGCCGGAGCCGTGAAcgggagccggagccggagccaGAGCCAGAAGCGGatcggcgggcggcggcgggtcgGTGGCGGCGGTggtgcggggccggcggggccgcggcggagATGTGCGCGGCGGGgaggcgccggggccggcgggagcgaGCCCTGCTGTGGTGCGTGCTGGTGGCGGCGTGGGAGGCGGCGTGGGGGCAGCTGCGCTACTCGGTTCCCGAGGAGATGCCCAAGGGCTCGTTCGTAGGCGACGTGGCCAAGGACCTGGGGCTGGAGCTACCAGCGCTCCGCGACCGCGGCCTCCGCGTTGTCTCCGCAGGGAGGACGCAGTATTTCTCCCTGCACGGGAAGACGGGACATTTGGTGACGGCGGAGAGGATCGACAGAGAGCAGCTGTGCGAGAGTGTGCAGCGCTGCGTGCTGCGTTGTGAGGTGATAGTGGAGGGGGAAATGAAGTTCTACGAAATCGAAGTGGAGATCACGGACATTAACGACAACGCTCCCAGCTTCAAGGAAACTGACCTGGAGGAGGCAATAAGCGAGACGACAGCCCCCGGGTCGCGGTTtcccctggccagggctcacGACCCGGACTCGGGAGCGAATTCCCTGCAGCGCTACGAGCTGAGCGGCGACGAGCACTTCTCGCTGGCCGTGCaggcgggccccggcggggacCAGCGTCCCGAGCTGGTGCTGGCGAAGGCGCTGGACCGCGAGGAGGCGGCGTTTCACGAGCTGGTGCTGAGGGCGAGCGACGGCGGCGACCCGGCGCGGACGGGCACGGCGCGCATCCGCGTGGCGGTGCTGGACgccaacgacaacgcgcccgtgTTCGGCCAGGCGGAGTACACGGTGCGTGTGCCGGAGGACGTGCCCGTGGGCTCCACCCTCCTCACCGTCACGGCCACCGACGCCGACGAGGGGATGAACGCGCACGTGAAATACTCCCTGAAGCAAATTACAGAGAAAGTCTCGAAGATTTTCTATCTGGACGCCGAGACGGGAGCGATCACGCTGGTGAGGAGCCTGGACTTCGAGGAAGCGGCTCTCTACGAACTGGAAGTGGAGGCACGGGACGGTGGGAGACGTTTCGACACAGCGAAAGTGGCGATCACGGTGACAGACctgaacgacaacgcgcccgagATTTCGGTGCGGTCGGCGCTGAGCGAGATCTCTGAGGACGCCCCGTCGGGGACGGTGGTGGCCCTGCTGCACGTGCAGGACCGCGACTCGGGGGCGAACGGCGAGGTGCGGTGCTCGCTGGACGGGGGCGTCCCGTTCCGGTTGCGGAGCTCTCAGGGCGGCTACTACCGCGTGGTGACGTCGAGGGAGCTGGACCGGGAGGAGGTGGCGGAGTACAACGTGACGGTGCGGGCGGCCGACGGCGGGTCGCCGGCGCTGCGGAGCAGCGCGGTGCTGGCGCTGCGGGtgctggacgtgaacgacaacgcgccggtgTTCGCGGAGGCGCGCTACAGCGCCCGGCTGCCCGAGAACAACGCGGCGGGCGCGCTGGTGCTGACGGTGCGGGCGGCGGACGCGGACTGGGGGCAGAACGCGCGCGTGCGGTACCGGCTGTCGGAGGGGCGGGTGCGGGGCGCGCCGCTGTCGTCCTACGTGTCGGTGCAGGCGGAGACGGGCGCGCTGTACGCGCTGCGCTCCTTCGACTACGAGGAGGTGCGCGAGGTGGGGCTGTGGGTGCGGGCGGAGGACGGCGGCGCGCCGGCGCTGAGCAGCAACGTGTCGGTGCGGCTCGTGATCGTGGAcgagaacgacaacgcgccgcAGGTGCTGTACCCGCCGCCGGCGCCGGGCGCGGGCGCGGGTGCGGGCGCGGGCTGGGCGGGCGTGGAGCTGGCGCCGCGCTCGGCGGAGCCCGGGGCGCTGGTGGCCAAGGTGGTGGCGGTGGACGCGGACGCGGGGCAGAACGCGTGGCTGTCGTACGAGCTGGCCAAGGCGACGGAGCCGGGGCTGTTCCGCGTGGGGCTGCACAGCGGCGAGGTGCGCACGGCGCGCTTCCCGCTGGCCCGCGACGCGGCGCGGCAgagcctggtggtggtggtgaaggaccACGGGCGGCCGGCGCTgtcggccacggccacgctgacGGTGGTGCTGGCCGAGAGCGTGGCCGAGCTGCTGTCGGAGctgggcagcgcggcggcggcgccgggcgagCCGGCCGGCAGCCTGACGCggtggctggtggtggccgtGGCGGCCGTGTCCTGCCTCTTCCtcgccttcctgctgctgctgctggcgctgcgcCTGCGGCGCTGGCGCCGCTCGCAGCTgctggcggcgggcagcggcgccttGCGCGGCGTGCCGGCCTCGCACTTCGTGGGCATCGACGGCGTCCGCGCCTTCCTGCGCTCCTACTCGCACGAGGTGTCGCTCACCGCCGACTCGCGCAAGAGCCAGCTCCGCTTGTCGGGCGGCAGCTGCTGCGACAccctcccggcccggccgccgcccgacGAGCCCGCGCCGCTGCTCGGCGAGgaccccgccgctgccccggtgAGTTCCTGTGCCCGCACTTCGCGGCTCCGCGACGCTTcgctctgctgctgctcgggcCTGGCCGCGCCGCGTCCCGGCCGCTGCCGAGGGGGGTTTCgctcccaggcaggcagcgcTTCCCGCGGCAACGcgccggctgctgctgcctctggctggCGGGAGGGGAGCGTGGGACCGGGGCTCAGCGCTACAGCTGCTGCCGGCAGCGGCACAAGGGCGTCGCTCTCGGCTGGAGTTTCGTTTGAACGGGGCTTTGTGCTCTTATCGCTCGCCAGGTTCTTTCTCGTTTTGTGCCCTGACACGTGTAATACCCGTTTTCCTGTCGCTATTGGTAGGTGTTGCGGTAATAGCAAATGGAAGGTTGCGTTATTACCAGGGCAGATGTCTTCCCGACTGCACATACTCTTGACTAGGCTGAGATTGTTTCCAAACGGATCGTGTGTTGGGGTCGGTTAATACTTTTCACGCGGGCTTATCCGTTGTTGGGTACCATCACATGCTCGTGTGTAGTGGCACTTCATCTTACATTGTTTATTAGTTACTATCGTTGAAATCGGTGTGTGAGGAACAGAGTACTATGTATTCTTTATCACTGTACTGGTTAGAAAGgttattcctctttttctgtgCTCCTCTACCAGCCTCTGGTCAGTGTTACTTGTAGGATTTGAGTGTTACcaattctgttatttttatcgTGAACGGTGTGTTAACTGGGGTGTTTTTCTCAAGTGCATCTTTGGTTCATTTAATTATCGCTCTTCTCTTGCTGCACATCGTTTTCATTTAACATGGTTTGGAATGACTGGAAGCCATTGTTTGAAGTTAAGAGCCGCCTGTGCCTGCTTTGGGGCCGGTCTTGTGCTTGTCTCGTACGTGAAAGCTTCTCACACAGTGTGTTCCTCAGCCAGTGGTGAGAGCAGTGTCCATTTTGTGCACCAGAATGCAGTGTGTGTTTTCCACATTGGAGGTACCCCTTCCTCAACGGGAAGACCATTCCCAGGCGTTCCTGTGAATTCCTTGTTGCTTGCGGGAATTTCCTTGGTTGGGTCAGTAGTGAGCTCCATGCTCCGGATGGAGGACGAGGGTGAAAGAGGAGCGAAATTACTTGTTGGTAAGTATTAAATTCTAAAATACATGTGTGTACCTGAGCACTAGTTGGTCACCTTGGGGGTGAGCCACGGCTGTGCTCTTCAAAGATGTAGCAGAGTTAAGGAACTGGGTGTTCCCAGACTGAATGCTGTGCTTATAGACTCTTCTTAGGCCTTCAAACTGTAGGTGAAGTGTTAGAAAGTAGAGAGTATTGCTGCGGTTTCTGCTGGGGTGTGTTACGGACAGCATGGCACCTCAAGAAATGTCAAGATACTCTTGCTGTGAAGCATGACTCACTTGTGCTTTTTATGTCACCTTGCAGCTTGTTTCATATTGTTAGCCCTCATGTAGCAGCACTTGATCTTTCGATGCTAGGTGTTTAAAATTGATGCAAGCGGGGTGTGTGTGGAACCGAGTAGCACACATTTTTAATAGTGCTACTGGTTGGAAAGGTTGTTTCCTCCTTCTGTGCTCCTTACCAGCCGGGGAGCACAGCTGGAATCTTTCTACAGCTGGAATCTTTCTACAGCTGGAATGATTTTGTGAGAATGACCTCGTTGTCCACGAGAAGC
This window contains:
- the LOC141949639 gene encoding protocadherin gamma-A12-like — its product is MCAAGRRRGRRERALLWCVLVAAWEAAWGQLRYSVPEEMPKGSFVGDVAKDLGLELPALRDRGLRVVSAGRTQYFSLHGKTGHLVTAERIDREQLCESVQRCVLRCEVIVEGEMKFYEIEVEITDINDNAPSFKETDLEEAISETTAPGSRFPLARAHDPDSGANSLQRYELSGDEHFSLAVQAGPGGDQRPELVLAKALDREEAAFHELVLRASDGGDPARTGTARIRVAVLDANDNAPVFGQAEYTVRVPEDVPVGSTLLTVTATDADEGMNAHVKYSLKQITEKVSKIFYLDAETGAITLVRSLDFEEAALYELEVEARDGGRRFDTAKVAITVTDLNDNAPEISVRSALSEISEDAPSGTVVALLHVQDRDSGANGEVRCSLDGGVPFRLRSSQGGYYRVVTSRELDREEVAEYNVTVRAADGGSPALRSSAVLALRVLDVNDNAPVFAEARYSARLPENNAAGALVLTVRAADADWGQNARVRYRLSEGRVRGAPLSSYVSVQAETGALYALRSFDYEEVREVGLWVRAEDGGAPALSSNVSVRLVIVDENDNAPQVLYPPPAPGAGAGAGAGWAGVELAPRSAEPGALVAKVVAVDADAGQNAWLSYELAKATEPGLFRVGLHSGEVRTARFPLARDAARQSLVVVVKDHGRPALSATATLTVVLAESVAELLSELGSAAAAPGEPAGSLTRWLVVAVAAVSCLFLAFLLLLLALRLRRWRRSQLLAAGSGALRGVPASHFVGIDGVRAFLRSYSHEVSLTADSRKSQLRLSGGSCCDTLPARPPPDEPAPLLGEDPAAAPVSSCARTSRLRDASLCCCSGLAAPRPGRCRGGFRSQAGSASRGNAPAAAASGWREGSVGPGLSATAAAGSGTRASLSAGVSFERGFVLLSLARFFLVLCPDTCNTRFPVAIASGESSVHFVHQNAVCVFHIGGTPSSTGRPFPGVPVNSLLLAGISLVGSVVSSMLRMEDEGERGAKLLVAVWLLLCENGLVGEEEPVLTAMLWPSDRLLVTATVEEACEGETESLSYNVNLSLAEKFILSNIIPAVLRDLGGLSSVWSVFEVMTISDSLVRLEGLRRVSGLLSENCVCNIAFSGVCVQRQLSCCVMFGQDTFPVYLLELTSSEMSRSDSFTSYDLESAKLRRPTPKGIASINE